A stretch of DNA from Candidatus Cetobacterium colombiensis:
CTTCAGGTGCTTCAAAAGTTTCATCTTTTTCTAAAATCCACGAGAAATTAAAAGGATTTATTCCCATATTAATTCTAATATTATCGTAGTGATCTTTTTCAACTTGAGCTAAGAAGTTTCCACTATAAACAAGGTTAACTCCAATGTATTCACCTTTAAATTCATCAGCACCAATCTCTTTTAATGCTATAAAAGGGTTATTATTAGAACTACTAGCTCCTCTTTTACTATCAATAGATATTCTATTTTGATTTATAGGTGTTGTAACAACATGTCTTTCTCTAGCCCAAGCGCCAGAAAGATGCATAAATTCATAATTTTTTTGTGGAATATCCATGTTAAAACTTAAAAATCTTTCTAAAGTTAAAGGAGAAGATCCATTATTTATAATATTAGAGTTTCTTGTAATAATTGGATAATTTTTATATATAGTATATGATAATATAATCTCTGAATTTAAGTGCTTATCTTTTAATGTTATCTGTAATGTTTTAGCTTCATCATCATTTTCAACATAAGTTTGTGGGAGACCTTTTAAGCTTGGTTTTCTATTAAAAATCTCATATTTAGAAAATTTATAATCAGTAACTCTACTACCGTTTTCTTGTAATATTACATATGCTGGCTCTCTGTAGTCACCTGTTCCAAAAGCTGGAAACTCTTGTTTTAAAGTATCTAAAGCAAATCCAGATACACCATCAATTTGTTCAGGAGTATAAGGAACTTGATGTTCAAATATTTGAAGCATATTTGAGAAATTTTCTCTGTGATTTAATCTTTTACCAAAATATAGATGACCTAAATCACCAGTCCCTAAAACTTTTATAATATAACTAATCTTATCATTTTGTAAATGAAACTCCATGTTATTAGAATTAAAAAATATATTCATCTTATACTCCTTATTTATTTTTTTTCAATTTATCAAAATCTTCTTTCATTTTTTTAGAAGCTTCAGAAACAGTCATTTGTCCAGATATAATAGAAGCTCCAATAGAACAAAGAGTTTCCCAAGCTCCACTAGGTAAGTACTCTCTATCAAAGAAACCAACATATTGATATTGATCTCCTAAATTGTAACTATCTTCAAACTTTCCAAGATCACTTTTAGCATTTGTAAGTCCAGTAGGTAAAATATTTGCGGTTGCCATTTTAGATACATTTTCTGGTTTTGCTAAATAATCTAAGAATTCTAAAGCTTCTTTTTTGTTTGGAGAATCTTTCCAAACACCAAGGGCCATTCTTTCACCAGTAATAAAATATGATTTTTGATCTCTATCTTTAGTGGGTAATGCAATAAAATCAAGTCTAGCATTAGGATTATAGCTATTTCCTTCATTAATCATAGAAGTTCCAAAGAATAAAAATGCAGCTTTTCCAGTTCCAAGAGCTCTAGCAGCCTCATTTCCTGTTAATGCATCTCTATTTATATAACCATTATCTACAAGAGTTTTAATAAATTCACCAGTTTGATTCCAAGCTTTTTCATCAAAAATTCCATTTTTAAGGTTTTCACCTTGTGGATTATCATTAGTTAAGATAATAAGACCTGGAGCTATCCAGTCATATATATTTCCAACAGAAGCAGAATCTTTTCCTCCTATATATATTGGTGTTACGCCAATTTGTTTTACTTTTTCAAGAGCAGCAATAAAATCATCGGTAGTTTTAATCTCTTTTGGATTTACTCCAGCAGCTTCTAAAACATCTAAGTTATAAGGTAGCCCAACTATATCAACATCAAGAGGTAATATATAAAATTTATCATTTTCATCGGTAATAACAGGAGCAATAGCTGGACTTAAATATTTTGCCCACTCTCTATTATTTAAAGGCTCTAGATATTCTTTATATCTATTTACAGACCAACCATGGGTACCAAATATATCAGGTAAAGAGTTTGTAGCCATTTTGGTTTTCATAGTTTCTTCATAATCTGAAGATCCTGGTATAAATTCGATATTAACTTCTGGATTATTTTGATTATATTCTTTTATAATTTCTTCTAAAGCAACAGAAGATGGCTCACCATTGTGAGAATTACTTGTGACAACTATATTTTTCTTTTTAGCTTTAGGCTCTTTATCACCACATGCAGTAAGAAGACCCAAAAGTGCCAATGATAGAACTATTTTTTTCATAATTTATTCACTCCTTAAATTTTTATTTTATTGATCCACTTGTCATTCCAGCAATGAAATATCTTTGTAGGAATATATATAAAACAATTACAGGTAAAACAGCAATAATTGCTCCAGCAGCAGCAGCTCCTAGATTTGATGAAGATGTACTAAAAAATGATGATATAGCTAAAGTAACGACTTTCATCTTTTGTGATTGTAAAAGATAAACTGAAAATTGGTAGTCATTCCAAATTCCAACACCAGTTAATATAATAACAGTAGCTGTTATAGGTTTTAAAAGTGGAAATATAACTGTACGGAAAGTTCTAAATTTACTACAACCATCAATCATAGCAGCTTCCTCTAACTCTTTTGGTATAGTATGAATAAAGTTACTGTATAAGAAAATACTAAGTGGTAGATTAAAAGTTGTTAATGTTAAAATAATTCCCCAATAAGTATTTATTCCATGAATTCTTGTTAAGGTAGTTAATAAAGGTACCAAAATACTAAGCGGTGGAACCATCATAACCGCTAGAATTAAATTTAGAATAACTTTGTTTGTAACACTTTTATGTCTTGCTAATGGATATGCAGCTAATGCTCCAAGTGTAGTTATTAAAACTATAGAACAAGCAGTTATAATAAAACTATTTTTCATAGCAAGAAGTAGTTCAGCTTTTTCAAAAGCATGTATAAAGTTATCAAAATATAATTCCGTAGGTAAAAGCCATCTAGAGCTTAAATCTGTTTTTTTCTTAAAAGCAACTGTTGTAGTTATATATATAGGTATTAGATGAATAGAACCAAGAATAATTACAAAAGCTCCAAAAATTAATTTTTTTAAATTATGTTTAATAAAGTTCACTATAATTCACCCTCTTTAACAGTAAATTTCTTTTGAATAATTATTGTTATAAAAACTATAAATATAAATAAAGCAAGTCCCATAGAAGAAGCATATCCAGCCATTTGTGATCTAAAGTATGCAACATTAACAAGAGTTGAAATAGAGTTTGATGAATATCCGGGTCCTCCATTTGTTAAAGCTTTTATAGCATCAAATAATTTTAAACCACCGATTAAGTTTATAGTAAAACTTGTTATAATAGCTGGT
This window harbors:
- a CDS encoding ABC transporter substrate-binding protein, translating into MKKIVLSLALLGLLTACGDKEPKAKKKNIVVTSNSHNGEPSSVALEEIIKEYNQNNPEVNIEFIPGSSDYEETMKTKMATNSLPDIFGTHGWSVNRYKEYLEPLNNREWAKYLSPAIAPVITDENDKFYILPLDVDIVGLPYNLDVLEAAGVNPKEIKTTDDFIAALEKVKQIGVTPIYIGGKDSASVGNIYDWIAPGLIILTNDNPQGENLKNGIFDEKAWNQTGEFIKTLVDNGYINRDALTGNEAARALGTGKAAFLFFGTSMINEGNSYNPNARLDFIALPTKDRDQKSYFITGERMALGVWKDSPNKKEALEFLDYLAKPENVSKMATANILPTGLTNAKSDLGKFEDSYNLGDQYQYVGFFDREYLPSGAWETLCSIGASIISGQMTVSEASKKMKEDFDKLKKNK
- a CDS encoding carbohydrate ABC transporter permease is translated as MNFIKHNLKKLIFGAFVIILGSIHLIPIYITTTVAFKKKTDLSSRWLLPTELYFDNFIHAFEKAELLLAMKNSFIITACSIVLITTLGALAAYPLARHKSVTNKVILNLILAVMMVPPLSILVPLLTTLTRIHGINTYWGIILTLTTFNLPLSIFLYSNFIHTIPKELEEAAMIDGCSKFRTFRTVIFPLLKPITATVIILTGVGIWNDYQFSVYLLQSQKMKVVTLAISSFFSTSSSNLGAAAAGAIIAVLPVIVLYIFLQRYFIAGMTSGSIK